CATCTATATAAAGGGTAAAATATGTAGGTTTAGAGCCCCAATGGTTTTCCGTACTCCTCTCCGAAAAAGACCTCGTCGAGGCTCTTCCTCGGCCTTTGGGATGGGGCCTCGTCGGGGACTCCGATGGGCAGGAGGACCACGACCCTCAAACCACCGGGTATCTTGAGCAGGTTCTTAACCCCCTCCTCCTCGAAGGCTCCTATATAGCAGCTGCCGTAGCCTAACTCCGCTGCCGCGAGGACCATGTTCTCCACTGCTATCATGACGTCCTTATCGCACCATCTAGGTGAGGCCTCGGGATCGGCGAGGGCTACAATCACCGCAGCCGCGTCAGCTATGAACATCTGCCCCCTAGCAGCCTCAGCGAGCTTCCTCTTCTGCTCGGGCTCCCTCACCACTATGAACTTCCATGGTTGCCTATTCCCCGCGGATGGAGCTAGGCGTCCAGCCTCTAGGATCTCCATGAGGTGCTCCTTAGGTATCTCTGAGGGCTTGTATTTTCTGATACTTCTCCTCTTCCTGATTATCTCCATAACCGTCATTCTAATCCAACTCCATTACGCTCTGACTGATTCTCTCATCCTCTCGTTTTGTTATTTATGTCTTTCTGAGCTTTGAGAGTTGGGGTTCGAGGTATTCTAGGCCGAGCCTCTCCAGGGTCTCCCTCTTGGGGATCCCTCTCTCATCCCAGCCTAACACCTTGTAATAGTTCCTCTTCATCACCTCGACAGCAGCCCTGTCCGTCGCCTTTCCCTTATATGGGCCTTCGGGCAGAGGCTCATAGAATCTCGGCGGGTTGTCGAAATCCTTCTCCGGATTCCAATAAATGTCTGGCCCTCCGAGCAGGAGTAGCGCCTGCTGGAGGGTTACTATCCTGGGGCCGTGCTCAGTGCACCACCTATGCCTAGTTATATTCCAGCCTGTCACAGCCCTCGCGAACTCCCATATAAGCCTATCATATGAGCAGAATCCGCATACCACGGCGGAGTCGTTGAACACCGACCATCTCATATCATCATATCCATCCCTTGTGCTTGATGTATGGTCTCCCCCCTGAACCGAGGCCGCATAGCCTATTGGGTTCATATCTCTTCCGCTCCTCGTCCCATGGGCTCCGACCTCAACCCCCTTAACCTGGACCGCGTAGGGGGTCACATCTACCCCCTTCAGCTTTGAGATCTTCAGGGCCGCCCTATATGTTCCCTCAGCCAGTATGTCACCTACTCCCTCCCTTTTAGAGATCATCCAGGCGAGCTTGGTGAAGGCCTCGGCGTCACCCCACTCCATCTCGAAGCCCAGGTCTTCCCTGGTCAGGATACCCCTCTGGTATAGCTCGGCGGCGAAGGCCATAGTGTTCCCGGAGTTTATCCCTGAGAGGCCTAGGTTGTCGATGACTGCGCTTAGGTGGGTGGCATCCTCGGCGTTGAATATGCCTAGATTTGGGCCGAGATAGGCTTGCATCTCATAGTCTGGTGCATCTGTTATGTCGCCCTTCCACCTTCCGGCCTTTATGCAGCTAAGCTTCATGCAGCTCAGGGTGCAGTTGAAGTCTGACCAATACCTCTTGGCCCAGTAGGGAACCTCGAACCTCGGCCCCCCTATGCCTCTCTCGTCATGCCATTCGCTCTGCCAGTTCCTCACCGGCTCTGAGCTCATCTCCGCCCCGACGGAGTAGCCTCCATATCCTGTGCCCCAACGCCTGAACCTTTCCCTAGATATGAGGTTGCTGTGGATCTCCCTCCATAGGACCTTCACGGTCTCGGGTGCAGCTACCTCCGGGAGGGGTCCATGGCCCTTGGCGGCGATTGCCTTGAGGTTCTTAGAACCCATCACCGCCCCGTATCCTCCGTACCCAGCGGCGTGGCAGATCTTCGTCATCACGGCAGCTGTTCTAATCCTGTTCTCCCCTGCTGGGCCTATGTATATGATGCCGGGCTCCTTGTAGAGGCCGAGATTC
This is a stretch of genomic DNA from Candidatus Bathyarchaeota archaeon. It encodes these proteins:
- a CDS encoding nitroreductase family protein, producing the protein MTVMEIIRKRRSIRKYKPSEIPKEHLMEILEAGRLAPSAGNRQPWKFIVVREPEQKRKLAEAARGQMFIADAAAVIVALADPEASPRWCDKDVMIAVENMVLAAAELGYGSCYIGAFEEEGVKNLLKIPGGLRVVVLLPIGVPDEAPSQRPRKSLDEVFFGEEYGKPLGL
- a CDS encoding aldehyde ferredoxin oxidoreductase; protein product: MPRGYAGKLLEVDLSREKIWETTLGEGVLEAFFGGRGLAAKVLWDRLGDRWPHVDPLGPENIFLAMTGPLTGIYPGSRICCSGKSPLSNGVIGATASSEFASELKMAGYDGVIVTGRAKSPVYILVTDQGGEIRGAEHLWGKTGEETIRIMNREITGELERRKPNLGLYKEPGIIYIGPAGENRIRTAAVMTKICHAAGYGGYGAVMGSKNLKAIAAKGHGPLPEVAAPETVKVLWREIHSNLISRERFRRWGTGYGGYSVGAEMSSEPVRNWQSEWHDERGIGGPRFEVPYWAKRYWSDFNCTLSCMKLSCIKAGRWKGDITDAPDYEMQAYLGPNLGIFNAEDATHLSAVIDNLGLSGINSGNTMAFAAELYQRGILTREDLGFEMEWGDAEAFTKLAWMISKREGVGDILAEGTYRAALKISKLKGVDVTPYAVQVKGVEVGAHGTRSGRDMNPIGYAASVQGGDHTSSTRDGYDDMRWSVFNDSAVVCGFCSYDRLIWEFARAVTGWNITRHRWCTEHGPRIVTLQQALLLLGGPDIYWNPEKDFDNPPRFYEPLPEGPYKGKATDRAAVEVMKRNYYKVLGWDERGIPKRETLERLGLEYLEPQLSKLRKT